In Aspergillus flavus chromosome 3, complete sequence, one genomic interval encodes:
- a CDS encoding nucleophile aminohydrolase — MEVLLGITGKDFVLVAASKAAMRGPTILKAEDDKTRQLNKHSLMAFSGEAGDTVQFAEYIQANIQLYTMRNDTELGPNAVANFVRGELARSLRSRSPYTVNLLLAGVDGITQKPHLYWIDYLASLAPVPYAAHGYAQYYCLSTLDKHHHPDISLEEGLKLLEMCTDELKRRLPIDYKGVLVKVVTKDGVREVDFDNDKIVKSA, encoded by the exons AT GGAGGTTCTACTGGGTATCACTGGCAAGGACTTTGTCCTGGTGGCAGCGTCCAAAGCCGCCATGAGGGGCCCAACTATTCTTAAAGCCGAAGACGATAAGACACGGCAGCTCAACAAACACAGTCTGATGGCTTTCTCAGGAGAGGCAGGAGATACCG TACAATTTGCGGAGTATATTCAAGCGAACATTCAACTATATACGATGCGGAATGATACCGAACTTGGACCGAACGCCGTTGCCAACTTTGTCCGGGGAGAACTGGCGCGCAGTCTGCGATCTCGGAGTCCATACACGGTCAACCTGTTGCTCGCTGGTGTCGATGGGATCACCCAGAAGCCTCACCTGTACTGGATAGACTACCTGGCTTCTTTGGCACCAGTACCATATGCCGCTCATGGTTATGCCCA ATACTATTGTCTCTCAACACTCGATAAACACCACCATCCTGATATTTCCCTCGAAGAAGGCTTAAAGCTTCTAGAGATGTGCACAGACGAGCTAAAGCGTAGATTGCCGATTGACTACAAGGGG GTTTTGGTAAAGGTCGTGACCAAAGATGGCGTGAGAGAAGTAGACTTTGATAATGACAAGATCGTCAAGAGTGCTTAA